A single Terriglobia bacterium DNA region contains:
- a CDS encoding MdtA/MuxA family multidrug efflux RND transporter periplasmic adaptor subunit: MSRARIVIILGCVLLIVIGATAVRYTKKTPPNSKGPAPSAAGRGVPVLAEPVATRDVPVYLRGLGSVSAFNTVTVKARVDGQITKINFQEGQEVKQGDLLIEIDLRPYEVQLHTAEANLAKDEATLADAKLNLTRYTDLYKQGVVSQQQYNTQQSLVGQLQGSISADQAAIENAKLQLVYSRITSPIGGRIGLRMVDIGNIVHATDPNGLLVITQLHPIAVLFTLPEDYIQQVLQHMRKGQLEVDAYSRDDRTKLASGKLLTLNNEIDPTTGTNKFKAVFQNEDRVLWPNQFVNIRLLLEIQQNAITVPLAAIQRGNQGTFTYVVKSDNTVEPRVVKVGVTEGNLASIESGLQPGELVVTDGQDKLQPGAKVEVQRGSRSGGPPPKANGAAGS, from the coding sequence ATGTCTCGTGCACGCATTGTCATCATTCTCGGCTGCGTCCTGCTGATCGTAATCGGCGCCACTGCCGTCCGCTATACGAAGAAGACGCCCCCAAATTCGAAGGGGCCGGCGCCAAGTGCCGCCGGCCGCGGCGTGCCCGTACTCGCCGAACCGGTTGCCACGCGTGATGTGCCGGTGTACCTGCGCGGTCTCGGGTCAGTGTCGGCGTTCAACACCGTTACGGTGAAGGCGCGCGTGGACGGCCAGATCACCAAGATCAACTTCCAGGAGGGGCAGGAGGTCAAGCAGGGCGACCTGCTGATTGAGATTGATCTGCGCCCCTACGAGGTGCAACTGCACACGGCGGAAGCCAACCTCGCCAAAGACGAAGCGACCCTCGCCGACGCCAAGCTGAACCTGACCCGCTACACCGATCTGTACAAGCAGGGCGTCGTCAGCCAGCAGCAGTACAACACGCAGCAGTCGCTGGTCGGGCAATTGCAGGGCTCCATCAGCGCCGACCAGGCCGCGATTGAAAATGCCAAGCTGCAGCTCGTGTACTCGCGCATCACGTCGCCGATCGGCGGGCGCATCGGGCTGCGGATGGTGGACATCGGGAACATCGTGCACGCCACCGACCCGAACGGGCTGCTGGTCATCACCCAATTGCATCCCATCGCGGTGCTGTTCACGCTGCCGGAAGACTACATCCAGCAGGTGTTGCAGCACATGCGCAAGGGGCAACTGGAGGTGGACGCCTACAGCCGCGACGACCGCACCAAACTTGCCAGCGGCAAGCTGCTGACCCTGAATAACGAAATCGATCCGACCACGGGCACCAACAAGTTCAAAGCGGTGTTCCAGAATGAAGACCGCGTGCTGTGGCCCAACCAGTTCGTCAACATCCGGCTGCTGCTCGAAATCCAACAAAACGCAATCACGGTTCCGCTGGCCGCCATCCAGCGCGGCAACCAGGGAACCTTCACCTATGTCGTGAAGTCCGACAACACGGTGGAACCGCGGGTCGTCAAGGTGGGGGTCACCGAAGGGAACCTGGCTTCCATTGAGTCGGGCCTGCAACCGGGTGAACTGGTGGTCACCGACGGCCAGGACAAGCTCCAGCCCGGCGCCAAGGTCGAAGTGCAGCGCGGCAGCCGGTCCGGCGGGCCGCCGCCGAAAGCGAACGGGGCCGCGGGATCATGA
- a CDS encoding multidrug efflux RND transporter permease subunit, whose translation MNPSRIFILRPVATSLLTAGLLLVGLVAYRQLPVSALPQVDYPTIQILTFYPGASPEVMASSVTTPLERQFGQLPGLNQMTSTSSFGSSIVVLQFNLNESIDVAEQEVQAAINASSTYLPRDLPNPPIYTKTNPADAPVLTLALTSDTLPLSKVEDLADTTLAQKISQIPGVGLVSISGGQKPAVRVQANPTALASYGLGLEDLRTVLTQANVDQAKGSIDGARLAYTIGADDQLMSSDGYKPVIIAYRNGSPVRVMDVATVVDSAENVKQAAWENTHPAVIMNIQRQPGANIISVVDRIQKLLPTLRSALPKAVTVSVLADRTETIRASVADVKFELMLTIALVVMVMFLFLRTISATVIPSITVPLSLVGTFGVMFLLGYSLDNLSLMALTISTGFVVDDAIVMIENIARYIEVGDSPVMAALKGSEQIGFTIVSLTVSLIAVLIPLLFMGDVVGRLFREFAVTLAVTILVSAVISLTLTPMMCATLLRHRTEKEQGWFYRKSEQFFHAVIEKYGTSLRFVLRHRRETLLLTVGTLALTIFLYIVVPKGFFPVQDTGSILGISEATQTVSFQAMADRQQKLAEVILRDPDVANLSSFIGVDGINTTINTGRIQVNLKPREQRSATASEIIRRLQPQVAQIQGITLYMQPGQDLTVEDRVSRTQYQYTIEDANAQELGEWTPRLVDKLRTRPELRDVASDQQNGGLQAAISIDRDTAGRLGILPADLDNTLYDAFGQRQVSTIFTQLNQYHVVLEVDPKFQQHPDSLKDIYVRSATGAAIPLTAFTHIERVNAPLTINHQGQFPAATLSFNIAPKLSLGHAVTAIQQAEKEIGLPASIHASFQGTAAAFQSSLKNEPLLILAAVITVYIVLGVLYESYIHPITILSTLPSAGVGALLALLLFGMDLGVVGLIGMVLLIGIVKKNAIMMIDFALEAERKEGMPPEDAIYQACLLRFRPIMMTTMAALFGGLPLALGRGTGSELRHPLGITIVGGLLLSQLLTLYTTPVVYLFFDRLARKLSRYRVGNPIGAESVPAAD comes from the coding sequence ATGAATCCGTCCCGCATTTTTATTCTCCGGCCGGTTGCCACCTCGTTGCTGACCGCCGGATTGCTGCTGGTCGGTCTGGTAGCCTACCGGCAACTGCCCGTCTCCGCTTTGCCGCAGGTGGATTACCCCACCATCCAGATTCTGACGTTTTATCCCGGCGCCAGTCCCGAGGTCATGGCGTCGTCGGTGACCACCCCGCTGGAGCGGCAATTCGGCCAGCTCCCCGGACTGAACCAGATGACCTCGACCAGCTCCTTCGGCAGCTCGATCGTGGTGCTGCAGTTCAACCTCAACGAGAGCATTGACGTCGCCGAGCAGGAAGTGCAGGCCGCGATCAACGCTTCTTCCACGTATCTGCCGCGCGATTTGCCGAACCCGCCCATCTACACCAAGACCAATCCCGCCGACGCGCCCGTGCTTACCCTGGCGCTGACCTCCGACACCCTGCCGCTGTCGAAGGTCGAGGACCTGGCCGACACCACGCTGGCGCAGAAGATTTCGCAGATTCCCGGCGTCGGACTGGTGTCCATCAGCGGCGGCCAGAAACCCGCGGTGCGCGTGCAGGCCAACCCGACCGCGCTGGCCTCCTACGGGCTCGGCCTGGAAGACCTGCGCACCGTGCTCACCCAGGCCAATGTGGATCAGGCCAAGGGCAGCATCGATGGCGCGCGGCTGGCGTACACCATCGGCGCCGACGATCAGCTCATGTCCAGCGATGGGTACAAGCCCGTCATCATCGCCTATCGCAACGGCTCGCCGGTTCGCGTCATGGATGTCGCCACCGTCGTGGACAGCGCCGAAAACGTGAAGCAGGCGGCGTGGGAGAACACGCACCCGGCGGTCATCATGAACATCCAGCGCCAGCCGGGCGCCAACATCATCAGCGTGGTGGACCGCATCCAGAAGCTGTTGCCAACCTTGCGTTCGGCACTGCCCAAGGCGGTGACCGTCAGCGTGCTTGCCGACCGCACCGAAACCATTCGCGCTTCGGTGGCCGACGTCAAGTTCGAGTTGATGCTGACCATCGCGCTGGTCGTGATGGTGATGTTCCTCTTTCTGCGCACCATCTCCGCCACCGTGATTCCCAGCATCACCGTGCCGCTCTCTCTCGTGGGCACCTTCGGCGTGATGTTCCTGCTCGGCTACAGCCTCGACAACCTCTCGCTGATGGCGCTGACCATCTCCACCGGATTCGTGGTGGACGACGCCATCGTGATGATCGAAAACATCGCGCGCTACATCGAGGTGGGCGATTCGCCGGTGATGGCGGCGCTGAAGGGCTCGGAGCAGATCGGGTTCACCATTGTGTCGCTGACCGTCTCGCTCATCGCGGTGCTGATCCCGTTGTTGTTCATGGGCGACGTGGTGGGGCGGCTGTTCCGCGAATTCGCGGTCACCCTGGCGGTCACCATCCTGGTGTCCGCGGTGATTTCGCTGACCTTGACACCGATGATGTGCGCCACCCTGCTGCGCCACCGGACCGAAAAGGAGCAGGGCTGGTTCTACCGCAAGTCGGAGCAGTTCTTTCACGCGGTGATCGAAAAGTACGGCACCTCGCTGCGCTTTGTCCTCCGTCACCGGCGGGAGACGCTGCTGCTGACGGTGGGCACGCTGGCGCTGACCATCTTCCTCTACATCGTCGTGCCCAAGGGCTTTTTCCCGGTGCAGGACACGGGCTCGATTCTCGGAATTTCCGAGGCGACGCAGACGGTCTCGTTCCAGGCCATGGCCGATCGTCAGCAGAAGCTCGCGGAGGTCATTCTCAGGGATCCGGACGTCGCGAATCTGTCCTCCTTCATCGGCGTGGACGGAATTAACACCACCATCAACACCGGCCGCATCCAGGTGAACCTCAAGCCGCGCGAGCAGCGCAGCGCCACCGCGTCGGAGATCATCCGGCGGCTGCAGCCGCAGGTGGCGCAGATCCAGGGCATCACCCTCTACATGCAGCCGGGGCAGGACTTGACGGTGGAGGACCGGGTCAGCCGTACCCAGTACCAGTACACCATCGAAGACGCCAACGCGCAGGAGTTGGGCGAGTGGACGCCGCGGCTGGTGGACAAGCTGCGCACCCGGCCGGAACTGCGCGACGTCGCCAGCGACCAGCAGAACGGCGGGTTGCAGGCGGCCATTTCCATTGACCGCGATACCGCCGGGCGCCTGGGCATTCTGCCCGCCGATCTCGACAACACGCTCTACGATGCCTTCGGACAGCGCCAGGTCTCCACCATCTTCACGCAATTGAACCAGTACCACGTCGTGCTGGAGGTGGATCCCAAATTCCAGCAGCACCCGGATTCGCTCAAAGACATCTACGTGCGTTCGGCCACCGGCGCGGCCATTCCGCTGACCGCGTTCACTCACATCGAGCGCGTCAATGCGCCCCTGACCATCAATCACCAGGGTCAATTCCCTGCCGCCACCCTGTCGTTTAATATCGCGCCCAAGCTTTCGCTCGGACACGCCGTCACTGCGATCCAGCAGGCGGAGAAGGAAATCGGGCTCCCGGCAAGCATCCATGCCAGCTTCCAGGGCACGGCGGCGGCGTTCCAGTCGTCGTTGAAAAACGAGCCGCTGCTGATCCTGGCGGCGGTCATCACCGTGTACATCGTCCTGGGCGTGTTGTACGAAAGCTACATCCACCCCATCACCATCCTGTCCACGCTCCCGTCGGCCGGTGTGGGCGCGCTGCTGGCGCTGTTGCTGTTTGGCATGGACCTGGGAGTGGTCGGGCTCATCGGCATGGTGCTGCTGATCGGCATCGTGAAAAAGAATGCCATCATGATGATCGACTTCGCGCTCGAGGCCGAGCGCAAGGAGGGCATGCCGCCGGAAGATGCCATTTACCAGGCGTGCCTGCTGCGCTTCCGGCCGATCATGATGACCACCATGGCCGCGCTCTTCGGCGGACTGCCGCTGGCCTTGGGCCGCGGCACCGGTTCGGAGTTGCGCCATCCTCTGGGCATCACCATTGTCGGCGGGCTGCTGCTCAGCCAGTTGCTCACGCTCTACACCACGCCCGTCGTTTACCTCTTCTTTGACCGGCTGGCGCGCAAGCTGTCCCGCTACCGCGTCGGCAATCCCATTGGTGCCGAGTCGGTGCCGGCGGCGGACTGA
- a CDS encoding multidrug efflux RND transporter permease subunit: MNVSAPFIRRPVGTSLLAVAVLMAGSIAYFLLPVSPLPEVEFPTISVSAGLPGASPETMASAVATPLERQFGRIAGITEMTSSSQLGSTNITMQFDLSRNIDAAARDVQAAINAARGQLPANLPNSPTYRKTNPADAPIMVLALTSATQPLARMYDAADSILAQKIAQVEGVGQVIVGGGAKPAVRVQTNPTQLAAYGIGMDDVRNALNRANANSPKGELSGDRDSFAIAADDQLKVADQYKPMVVTYRNGAPVRLDQVSNVFDSVEDVRNAALFNSQPAVLMIIFRQPGANIIGTVDRIRGLQPLFQASIPGSMKLSVVNDRTTTIRSSVQDIEFTLTIAVALVVLVIFLFLRNAAATFIPSVAVPLSLLGTVALMYLLHYTIDNLSLMALTIATGFVVDDAIVVIENITRYIEAGEHPVRAAFKGSSEIGFTVLSMSTSLVAVFIPILLMGGIVGRLFREFAVVLSMAIAVSLVVSLTTTPMLCAKFLRAESEVKHGRLYRLSERAFHGMHSTYAAGLRWVLRHSAFMLAVMLATMAFAVYLYIIVPKGFFPQQDTGRLMGSIQASQDISFVSLRQKQQQFSDIVLSDPAVDTVGAFTGGGARNTARFFIQLKGQRKASADQVIGRLRAKLGRIPGAALYLQPVQDVRVGGRMSNAQYQYTLQDADLSELNEWAPRLLQRLRTMKELRDVSSDQQNQGLELHLAIDRDTAGRLGVQAQQVDESLYDAFGQRQVSTIYRQLNQYHVVMEVAPDFQQNPDALKNIYVHSAKGQLVPLSAFAHYETGNTALAVNHQSQFPSTTVSFNLAPGVSLGQAVRVIEEAERTMRFPGNIIASFSGTAAAFQESLKNQPILILAALLTVYIVLGVLYESYMHPVTILSTLPSAGVGALLALLITHTDLTIMALIGIILLIGIVKKNAIMMIDFALEAERRDGMEPEKAIYQACLLRFRPIMMTTMAALFGALPLALGGGVGAELRRPLGLTIVGGLIVSQALTLFTTPVMYLYLDRLRWKLMRRGGRQPHEMRDRAGLEPHAP; this comes from the coding sequence ATGAACGTTTCCGCTCCTTTCATACGCCGGCCGGTGGGCACCTCGCTGCTCGCGGTGGCGGTGTTGATGGCGGGCTCCATCGCCTATTTCCTGCTGCCGGTATCGCCGCTGCCGGAGGTTGAGTTCCCCACCATCTCCGTGTCGGCCGGCCTGCCCGGCGCCAGCCCGGAGACCATGGCATCGGCGGTCGCGACGCCGCTGGAGCGGCAGTTCGGCAGGATCGCCGGCATTACCGAGATGACCTCGTCGAGCCAGCTCGGCTCCACCAACATCACCATGCAGTTCGATCTCAGCCGCAACATTGACGCGGCGGCGCGCGACGTCCAGGCAGCCATCAACGCGGCGCGCGGACAGCTCCCGGCCAATCTTCCCAACTCACCGACCTATCGCAAAACCAATCCCGCCGACGCCCCCATCATGGTGCTCGCCTTGACCTCGGCCACGCAGCCGCTGGCGCGCATGTACGACGCGGCCGATTCCATCCTGGCGCAAAAAATCGCGCAGGTCGAAGGTGTGGGGCAGGTGATTGTCGGCGGCGGCGCCAAGCCCGCGGTCCGCGTACAAACCAACCCGACGCAGCTTGCCGCCTACGGCATTGGCATGGACGACGTCCGCAACGCGCTCAACCGCGCCAATGCCAACAGTCCCAAGGGAGAGCTGAGCGGCGACCGTGATTCCTTCGCCATTGCCGCTGACGACCAGCTCAAGGTCGCCGACCAGTACAAGCCGATGGTGGTGACCTACCGCAACGGCGCGCCCGTCCGCCTCGACCAGGTTTCCAACGTCTTTGATTCCGTGGAGGATGTCCGCAACGCGGCGCTGTTCAATAGCCAGCCCGCCGTGCTGATGATCATTTTTCGCCAGCCCGGCGCGAACATTATCGGCACCGTGGACCGCATTCGCGGGCTGCAGCCTCTCTTTCAGGCCTCCATCCCCGGTTCGATGAAGCTGTCGGTGGTGAACGACCGCACCACCACGATTCGCAGCTCGGTGCAGGACATCGAGTTCACGCTTACCATCGCCGTCGCGCTGGTCGTCCTGGTGATCTTCCTTTTCCTGCGCAACGCGGCCGCAACCTTCATTCCCAGCGTCGCCGTCCCGCTGTCGCTGCTCGGCACCGTGGCGCTGATGTACCTGCTGCATTACACCATCGACAACCTGTCGCTGATGGCGCTGACCATCGCCACCGGGTTCGTCGTGGACGACGCGATTGTCGTGATCGAGAACATCACGCGCTACATCGAGGCCGGCGAGCACCCCGTGCGCGCCGCCTTCAAGGGCTCCAGCGAGATCGGCTTCACCGTGCTCTCCATGAGCACTTCGCTGGTGGCGGTGTTCATTCCCATCCTGCTGATGGGCGGGATCGTCGGGCGCCTGTTCCGCGAGTTTGCCGTTGTCTTGAGCATGGCCATCGCGGTGTCGCTGGTCGTTTCCCTGACCACCACGCCCATGCTCTGCGCCAAGTTCCTGCGCGCCGAGTCCGAGGTCAAGCACGGCCGCCTCTATCGCCTCAGCGAGCGGGCCTTCCACGGAATGCATTCCACCTACGCCGCCGGGCTGCGCTGGGTCTTGCGCCATTCGGCGTTCATGCTGGCGGTCATGCTCGCCACCATGGCGTTTGCCGTGTATCTGTACATCATCGTGCCCAAAGGCTTTTTCCCGCAGCAGGACACGGGGCGGCTGATGGGCAGTATTCAGGCGTCGCAGGATATTTCATTTGTCTCGCTGCGGCAGAAGCAGCAGCAGTTCAGCGACATCGTCCTCTCCGATCCCGCCGTGGACACGGTGGGCGCGTTCACCGGTGGCGGCGCCAGAAATACGGCGCGCTTTTTCATCCAGTTGAAGGGCCAGCGCAAGGCCAGCGCCGACCAGGTGATCGGCCGCCTGCGCGCGAAACTCGGCCGCATTCCCGGCGCCGCCCTCTATCTCCAGCCCGTACAAGACGTGCGGGTCGGCGGGCGCATGAGCAACGCGCAGTACCAGTACACGCTGCAGGATGCTGATTTGAGCGAGCTGAACGAGTGGGCGCCGCGCCTGCTGCAGCGTCTCCGGACGATGAAGGAGCTGCGCGACGTTTCCAGTGATCAGCAGAACCAGGGCCTGGAACTGCACCTGGCCATTGACCGCGACACCGCCGGAAGGCTCGGCGTCCAGGCCCAGCAAGTCGACGAATCTCTGTACGACGCTTTCGGCCAGCGCCAGGTCTCCACCATTTACCGGCAGCTCAACCAGTACCACGTGGTAATGGAAGTCGCGCCGGATTTCCAGCAAAACCCGGATGCTCTCAAGAATATTTACGTGCACTCGGCCAAGGGACAATTGGTTCCCCTCAGCGCCTTCGCCCACTACGAAACCGGGAACACAGCGCTGGCGGTCAACCACCAGTCACAGTTCCCCTCCACCACCGTTTCCTTCAACCTGGCGCCCGGGGTGTCGCTGGGGCAGGCGGTGCGCGTCATTGAAGAAGCGGAACGCACCATGCGCTTCCCCGGCAACATCATTGCGAGTTTTTCCGGCACCGCCGCCGCCTTTCAGGAATCGCTGAAAAACCAGCCCATCCTGATCCTGGCCGCGCTGCTCACGGTGTACATCGTCCTCGGCGTGCTCTACGAGAGCTACATGCACCCGGTCACCATCCTGTCCACGCTGCCCTCGGCGGGCGTGGGCGCGCTGCTGGCGCTGCTCATCACCCACACCGATCTCACCATCATGGCGCTGATCGGCATCATCCTGCTGATCGGGATCGTCAAGAAGAACGCCATCATGATGATTGATTTCGCCCTCGAGGCCGAACGGCGCGACGGCATGGAGCCGGAGAAGGCCATCTACCAAGCCTGCTTGCTGCGCTTCCGCCCGATCATGATGACCACCATGGCGGCGCTGTTCGGCGCGCTGCCGCTGGCCCTGGGCGGGGGCGTGGGCGCCGAGCTTCGCCGTCCGCTGGGACTGACGATTGTCGGCGGCCTCATCGTCAGCCAGGCGCTGACCTTGTTCACCACGCCGGTGATGTACCTCTACCTCGACCGGTTGCGCTGGAAGCTGATGCGCCGCGGCGGCAGGCAGCCACACGAAATGCGCGATCGCGCCGGCCTGGAGCCGCACGCGCCCTAA
- a CDS encoding PIN domain-containing protein — MILNQDNEYTALLDAAVLVPMCLCDTLLTLAEDPAMYRPLWSDLILQEVGHALEHKIKLTPEQCQHRITEMRKAFPEALVVPPPCLAEALTGIPDKDDRHVLAAAIAGHAQAIVTDNIKHFPADYLAQFDILCHSADDFLIHQFHLNPFLVLGKLDDQAINIGLQRPDILVTLKRVAPNFVALVEKI, encoded by the coding sequence ATGATTTTAAATCAGGACAATGAGTACACGGCCCTGCTTGATGCCGCTGTGCTCGTACCAATGTGCCTCTGCGACACCCTTCTAACTCTCGCAGAAGATCCAGCGATGTACCGACCTTTGTGGAGTGATCTCATACTTCAAGAGGTCGGTCATGCGCTGGAGCACAAGATCAAGCTCACACCCGAACAGTGCCAGCACCGAATCACCGAAATGCGCAAGGCGTTTCCGGAAGCTCTTGTGGTGCCCCCTCCATGCCTAGCAGAGGCTCTTACGGGCATCCCGGACAAGGACGACAGGCACGTATTGGCAGCGGCGATCGCCGGCCATGCGCAGGCAATCGTTACGGATAATATCAAGCACTTCCCTGCAGATTATCTTGCGCAGTTCGACATCCTCTGTCATTCGGCGGACGATTTTCTGATTCATCAGTTCCACCTAAATCCGTTTCTGGTGCTAGGAAAGTTGGATGACCAGGCGATTAACATAGGCTTACAACGTCCAGATATTTTGGTCACCCTGAAGCGCGTCGCGCCAAACTTCGTCGCACTGGTAGAAAAGATTTGA
- a CDS encoding excisionase family DNA-binding protein, which yields MTPKEEILIPSAAAAVSEKDQREIQDIYEKLRTAEAKLVGPDGRTQVLPSTLYSFLCTLLADLKAGHSVTILQSNALLTTVEASKLLGVSRQFLIGLLEKREIPFHMVGTHRRLYVRDVLAYKAKRDTARRKTLDDLARQEYEQGTYDRVPDDFKSGQ from the coding sequence ATGACGCCCAAGGAGGAAATACTGATTCCCAGTGCCGCGGCTGCAGTTTCAGAGAAAGACCAGCGTGAAATACAGGACATCTACGAAAAACTGCGCACTGCGGAGGCAAAACTTGTCGGTCCAGATGGCAGGACTCAAGTGCTGCCGAGCACTCTCTACTCGTTTCTTTGCACGCTGCTCGCCGACCTGAAAGCTGGTCACTCGGTAACCATACTGCAAAGCAACGCATTGCTGACCACTGTCGAGGCCAGCAAGTTGCTTGGCGTGTCTCGCCAGTTCTTGATCGGCCTGCTGGAGAAGAGGGAAATCCCGTTCCACATGGTAGGAACCCACAGACGTTTGTATGTCCGTGATGTGCTTGCGTATAAAGCCAAACGTGACACTGCGCGCCGCAAAACGTTAGACGACTTGGCGCGCCAGGAATACGAACAGGGTACCTACGACAGAGTGCCCGATGATTTTAAATCAGGACAATGA
- a CDS encoding efflux RND transporter periplasmic adaptor subunit, protein MNSQEHMRPRSLKLRNLSILLVAIAAISLLPGCSKNTAQAAGQRPPAPVIVATVDQRDVPVQVTAIGNVEAYQTVQVRSQVNGQIERVFFKEGDDVRKGQMLFQLDKAPFQAALEQAEGNLQRDQANAVNAQAQAGRYTALETQGVISREQAEQMRTQAQANASAVNADKAAVDAARVQLRYTDIKAPIDARAGALLINVGNLIKANDTPFLVQLNQIQPIYATFSVPETQLQAVRQYSAGGRLKVLAYPKGQTANPAEGTLTFIDNGVDPTTGTVKLKATFLNQDRRLWPGEFVDVVLNLSVRKNAIVVPTKAIQTGQQGSYVLTVSLDNTAKAQPVQTVGTFENLTLVAGGLAKGDRVVVDGQLRVVPNGKVIVQGTASPSASAAPAAAPPAGGSQ, encoded by the coding sequence ATGAACAGTCAAGAACACATGAGGCCCCGCTCTTTGAAATTGCGCAATCTCTCGATCCTGCTGGTCGCGATCGCGGCCATTTCCCTTCTGCCCGGTTGCAGCAAGAACACCGCGCAGGCGGCCGGTCAACGTCCCCCGGCGCCCGTCATCGTCGCGACCGTGGACCAGCGCGACGTCCCGGTTCAGGTCACCGCCATTGGCAACGTCGAGGCGTATCAGACGGTACAAGTCCGCTCGCAGGTGAATGGTCAGATCGAGCGCGTGTTCTTCAAGGAAGGCGACGACGTCCGCAAGGGTCAAATGCTCTTCCAACTCGACAAGGCGCCGTTCCAGGCGGCACTGGAGCAGGCCGAAGGCAATTTGCAGCGCGACCAGGCGAATGCCGTCAACGCGCAGGCGCAGGCCGGACGCTACACCGCCCTGGAGACCCAGGGCGTGATTTCGCGCGAGCAGGCGGAACAAATGCGCACCCAGGCGCAGGCGAATGCTTCCGCGGTTAACGCCGACAAGGCCGCGGTGGACGCCGCCCGGGTGCAACTGCGCTACACCGATATCAAGGCGCCGATTGATGCCCGCGCCGGAGCCTTGCTGATCAACGTCGGCAACCTCATCAAGGCCAACGACACCCCGTTCCTGGTGCAGCTCAATCAGATTCAGCCCATCTATGCGACCTTTTCGGTTCCGGAAACGCAGCTCCAGGCGGTGCGGCAGTATTCCGCCGGCGGACGTCTCAAAGTTCTTGCCTATCCCAAGGGCCAGACCGCCAATCCCGCCGAGGGCACGCTGACCTTCATTGATAACGGCGTAGATCCCACCACCGGCACGGTGAAGCTCAAAGCCACCTTCCTCAACCAGGACAGGCGCCTGTGGCCGGGTGAATTTGTTGACGTGGTGCTGAATCTTTCGGTTCGCAAGAACGCGATCGTTGTCCCGACCAAGGCGATTCAGACGGGCCAGCAGGGTAGCTACGTTTTGACCGTGTCCCTGGACAATACGGCCAAGGCGCAGCCGGTCCAGACTGTCGGCACGTTTGAAAACCTGACGCTGGTTGCCGGCGGTCTCGCCAAGGGTGACCGCGTCGTCGTGGATGGACAGCTCCGGGTCGTGCCCAATGGAAAGGTCATCGTGCAGGGCACGGCTTCCCCCAGCGCGTCGGCGGCTCCCGCGGCGGCGCCGCCGGCCGGAGGCAGCCAGTGA